The Alcaligenes aquatilis genome contains the following window.
AGCGAGCCCTATCAGAAGTTGAGCCAGGCGTACGCCAAGATCCACAGCAACAGTATGGATGACTTCGTTTTCTACTTTTACGATGCCACCCGCCTGCTGTTCAAGGCCATTAACGAGGCCGGCACGGTGGACGATACCGATGCCGTACGTGCCCGCATTCAAGCGCATAGCAGCTTTGATGGCATTCAAGGCGCGATTGTTTGGGGTGGAAAGGATGTTTATGGCGTGAACCACCAGATTGCGACCCCGGCCTACCTGGGTGTGATCGAAGGTGGCAAGGCCAAGGTCATCAGCAAGTTTGACGTCCCCTAGTGCCCGGTTTTGCTTCAGTACGCACTGCGCCACCGGGGTGGAGTGCACTTTACTATGGTTAGCAATTATGCAGATCGCAATCCAAATCGCCATCATCGCCCTGATGTCCACGTTTGTGTATGCCCTGGTTGCCCTGGGTTTCACTCTGGTGTTTGGCATATTGCGGGTGGTGAACTTCGCCCACGGCGAGTTCTACATGCTGGGCGCCTACGCCATGTATGTGTTTTATGGTCAGTTTGGTTGGTCCTACCTGTCCTCTATCGCGGCAGCGGCCGTATTGGTGGGGCTCCTGGGTTTGCTGGCCGAGCGTGGCCTGTTCCGGCGATTTGTGGGTGACGAGATGGGCGGCATGATCATGTCCCTGGCCTTGGCCATTACCTTGCAGGTCGGGATCTCGTTGCTGTTCTCGGTGGATGACCAGTCGGTCCCTCGCCCGGTGGAAGGCGCCTTGCAAATTGGGCAAGCCTTTTTCGCCGAGGATCAATTGCTGATCGTAGGCATGAGTATTTTGGCGTTGGCGGGCTTTTACTTCCTGATCGAGCGGACCCGTATTGGCATGACGATACGGGCGGTGGCGCAGGACCGGGAAGTGGCCCGTCTGCAAGGTGTCAGCTCCTGGAAGATCATGGCTTTTACCTTTGCCTTGAGCTCTGGCCTGGCCGGTTTGTCGGGCGCCTTGATGGCACCGGTCTACACCGTGCATCCATATATGGGCGAAGCCGTGGTGGTGAAGGCGTTCATCATTGTGGTTCTGGGGGGGCTGGGCAGCTTGCCCGGTGCGGTGGTTGCCGCCTTCATTCTGAGTGTTACCGAGGCGGTGGCGTCCACCTTCTATAACGCGACAGTGGCCACCATGCTGTCCTTTCTGGTTGTGATGGCCGTGTTGTTGGTCAAACCCCGTGGTTTGATGGGGAGGTCGTCATGAGCGCGATCAAAACTGCTTCTTTTTATCCGCGCGATGGCGCTGTGCAATGGGCCTGGCATGTCGTGGTGGTAGTGGTGTTGCTGGGTTGGCCGTTATGGGCGGGACAGCCGCGTTTTGCTCTGCATCTGGCCATCATGGTGTCGCTGTACGCCTGCCTGGCCATGAGTATGAATCTGGTCTTGCGCATCGGTCAGCTTTCGCTGGCGCATGGCGCTTTGTTTGGGTTGGGGGCCTATGCCTCGGCCATTCTCAGTCGAGATTATGGTTGGTCTTTTCCAGCCGCGTTTTTGGGCGCCGGAGTACTGACGGCAGCGTTAGCTGTGATCACCGGCCCTGTTTTTATGCGTATCAAGGGTGTGCATTTTGCGCTCTTGACCTTCGCGCTGGGCGAAGCCGTGGTGCTGTGCTTTGTCGAGTTCCACGAACTGTTTGGTGGCAATAACGGCTTTGGGCAGATTCCGTCCTTGCATGACAGCTTGCCGATTCCTGAGGGGCGTTACGGTATCTATCTGGTGACGGTCAGCTTTGCCTTGGTGGTGTACTTCGTGCTGCGAGCCTTGTATCGCCGCGAATGGGGTATGGTGGCGGACTCTTTGCATCAGAACGAGCAACTGGTGCGCTCCGGTGGTTTGAATGTGCTGCGTTTTCGGGTCAGCGTGTTTGTCCTTAGCGCCCTGATTGCCGGCTGGACGGGCAGTCTGTACGCCCATTACAAAGGGTATATCTCGCCTGATGCCTTTGGCTTTTGGACCGCCGTGGACGTTGTCATCATGAATGTGCTCGGTGGTGTGGGTGCCCTGGCCGGTGCCGTGGTGGGAGCCGCGATTTTGATCCCCCTGCCCGAGCTGTTGCGCGACTTGCTGCAGTACCAGCGTCTGATCTATGGGCTGACCTTGGTTCTGTTGCTCTTGTTCATGCCGCAAGGTCTGGCTGGTGTGTGGCGCAAAAGGCGCGGCGCGCGCAAGGAGGTTACATGAGCGTGCAATTGAGTGTCCATGGCCTTAGCCGACATTTTGGTGGCATCCGTGCGGTGGATGAGGTGTCCTTTAGCACGGTCCCCGGCCAGATTACCGGCGTGATTGGCCCTAACGGTGCGGGTAAAACCACGCTGTTCAATCTGATTGCCGGTGCCACCAAGCCTAGCGCGGGGGGTGTCACCATGGACGGCGTCGCCATTACGGGTCACCCGGTGGAGTCTTTGGCGCGCCAGGGTCTGGTACATACGTTTCAGATGACGCATGTATTTGCGGGTCACACGGTATTTGAAAACTTGTATCGCGTCGCACTGTTTCGTCAGTTTCCTTCGCCCTGGTCGCTGTTCACCCCGTGGAGTGTGCGCCGTGGCCGCCAAGAAGCGGCGCGGCAGGCAGAGCAAGCCCTGGCCTTGATTGGCCTGGAGTCTGTCGCCGATGAGCAGGCCGATTCGCTGGCTTATGGTTTGCAGAAGATGTTGGGTGTGGGCATGGCCCTGACGGCCATGCCCCGCCTGCTTTTAATGGATGAGCCCGCTGCGGGTCTGAACCCGGTAGAAACGGTGGCGATGGCCGATCTGATTGAACGTATCCACGCCAGCGGCATTGATGTGATGGTGGTCGAGCACGATATGGGTCTGGTGATGCGTTTGTGCCAAAAATTGGTGGTATTGGTTAATGGCCGTTTGCTGGCCGAAGGCCCGACCGCACAAATGCGTCAGGATCCACGGGTGATTGAAGCTTATCTGGGCGCGGACCTGGGCAGGGAGCCAAGGCTGAGACCGCCTGTGGGCTCCTCCAGTGCCCAGAGTGGAGCGAGACTTTCGGCCTCGGTAGCGGCTGCCAGCCAGGATGTTGTGGCGACCACGGCCAGCCAGCCTGCCCCCATGCTGGAGCTCAAGGAGTTGGTTGTGTCCTATGGCGCGGTGCGTGCTTTGGACAAGGTCAGTTTTACAGTGGAAGAAGCCAGTGTGTGCGTCGTGATCGGGGCCAATGGCGCCGGTAAATCGACCTTGATGAAAGCCATCAGTGGTTTGGTGCCGGTTGCCGCAGGAGAAATCCTGCTGGAAGGCCGGCCTATCCAGAACATGAGTGCCGAACGTCGTGTGAATTTGGGTATCGCCCTCTCGCCGGAAGGTCGTCGCTTGTTCCCGGAGCTGACGGTGCGCGAGAACCTTTTGATGGGGGCGTATCTGCGCCGCGATCAAGTTGAGGTTACGGTGGACCTGGAGCGTATTTACGGCTACTTTCCCCGCCTGCTGGAGCGCGAGAAAAGCCAGGCTCGTCACCTGTCCGGTGGCGAGCAGCAAATGTGCGCGATTGGCCGTGCGCTGATGTCCCAGCCTCGCCTGCTCTTGCTGGATGAACCCTCCCTGGGACTGGCCCCGGCAGTCATTTTGGAAGTAATCCGTGCGATTCGCCAGATCAGTCAGGACGGCACCACGATTGTGCTGGTGGAGCAAAATGCTCGCTTGGCACTGAAGTTGTCCAACCATGCTGTTGTACTGGAAACCGGGCGCTTGAGTCTGGCGGGCGATAGCAAAGACATTTTGAACAACCCGCAGATTGCGGCGGCCTATCTGGGCCGGGCCGCATAGTCATCGCATCATGCCTAATATTTACCAGGTTGCCATGTTTAATGCCCAGCGCCACCCCGGCAAGGTGGTGGTCTCGGACGAGCGTCAGGCTTTGCCTTTTGGTCAGCTCTGCGTCCGTGCGCAGGAAGTCGTGACGGACGCCCGGTGTTGCATTCCGGCGGTGGCCTTTGCGGATATCTGTGCCGTTGGCGATTCTCGCCTGCAACAGAGCTTGCAAGACATTCACTGTCCGGTGGTGATTGTGGACGGTAGCGAGGTGCCGCCAGAGTTCGCCAGAGAGGTCGAGCGTGTGCTGCAGAAAGGCAAAGTTCCGGTGGAATATATAGAATGGCCGAGCATTGGGCATTTTTCCCAAAGTGAATGTTCCGAGCCGTTCACCCGTGACACCCTGGCTGCGATGCGCCGCCTGTCTCTTTAAGCTGAAAACCGTATGGCAAACACCGAATCCCAGTCCAGCGCCAAGCCCACCCTGTATCAGAACATGAGCGATCGCTTGTTGGAGCTGATCCGTTCAGGCCATTATCCCATCGGTTCCAAGCTGCCCACCGAGATGGAGCTTTGCCAGATGTACGGGGTTGGTCGGCACACGGCCCGTGAAGCCATACGCAAACTGACCGATCTGGGTTTGATCGAGCGGCGCCGCCGTGCCGGTACCACTGTGATTCGCCAGCATCCCAAGCCGCAGTTTGGCCTGGCACTGGACACTACGGACCAGTTGCAGCGCTATCTGGAGTTTACCGATCTACACGTGTATAAAAAAGCGGTCTGTGTAGACAAGCAGCCGCCCGAAACCGAGCTGGATGGCGATCCGACTGACTGGGTAAAAGTGGAGACCTACCGTAGTGTGCCGGGCAGCAAGCGTGGCATTTCCTGGACCGATATTTATTTGCGTAAAGAGTACCAAGTGGTAGCTGATCAGATAGCTACTCAGCCTGGCGGTGTATATCCGCTGTTGGAGGAGCGCTGTGGAGACGTAGTGGAGACCATTGATATGGAGATTTCCGCCTCGCGTTTTCCACCGCATGTCGCGCGCTTTCTGGGGTACGAGGATGTCGATCCGGCTTTGCTGATTATCCGTACTTTCCGCAATCAGGCGGGCAAGATCATGGAAGTGTCGGTCAGCTTTTACCCCCCTTATGAATTTCGCTACGTCACGCGCCTGTCGCGCAGTGATGGGAGCCACCGCTCACTGAGCTGATTTTTCCGATCCTTTGGGCAGACATTCATGAAACGCAATGATGGCCGCAGCGTGACGGTCACGGTGATGGGCGACCATGCGTTGAGTCAGAGCCTCAGGTGCCCCTTCCATCGTTGTGGAGAGGGGCCACCTCTACCTGGTATCAGGCGGTTTGGCGCGCTTGTGCCAGACGTCCCATGTTGGTCGGAAACAAATCCAGGCCAGCGGTTGCCACCAGATCCCAGAAGCCGGCGGGAGAACTGGAGACTACGGTGACGCCCAATTTATCTTCCACCTGACGCACGGCTTCCAGCGACACCAACCCCCCGCATGACAGCAGCAAGCCTTGTGCTTGACCGGGAGCCTGCTCTTGGGCGATGTCCCAGGTTTTCAGGCAAAGGTTGACCAACTCCTGCGTGCTGATTTGCGACATGGCCGTGACGTCATTGACGCCCAGACCATAAGCGCACACGGCTTGAATCTGGTTTTGTGCCAGAAAACGGACCAGACGCTGGTTCACGTCGTCAATGTAGGATGAGGCTACTGCGACCCGCTCGATACCGCTGACACGCAGGCCGCGCAAGATGGCGTGGCTCATGGTGGAGCATGGCAGGCCCGTGGCTTCACGCAGGCGGGCGACCAGTTCGTCGTTAAAGTCCGAGCCCCTGTAAAAGCTGAGCGAGGTGCCCATCAGTGACACGGCCTGGGCGCCACGGGCAGCCAGTTGCTGAGCCGCTTGTACAACCTGGTCAATGACCTGGTCATAGCCCTCCTTGTCTACCGAACTGAGCGCCAGACCTTGGGCGATGAAGTCAATTTCCGGGTACATTTCCGGGCCTTCCGGAGGCACCAGACCGGCGGCCGGTGGCACGATCAGGCCCAGGACGGGGCGTTTGGTGTCAGAGTTGTCAGTCGTCATAACAGTCACTGCTTGTTTCATTGTTTAAAGTCGAGTTGGGCGCTTTTGATCACGTTGGCCCAGCGTTCGGTCTCTTCACCCAGCCATTGTTCGGTGGTCTGGGCATTCTGGTAACCGGCGACTGAACCTTGAGCCAGGAAAGCATCCTGTACCTGCTTTTGCTGCATGCTGTTTTCCAGCGCCTTGCTGACGGTGGCGACCAGGGCAGGGTCTACGTTTTTGGGGGCCAGCATGAACAGCGACGGTGTCACGCTGTAGCCGGGAATGGTTTCCGAGACGCTGGGCAGATCGGGCATGCCGGGAAAGCGGCGTTCGGACAAGGTGGCCAGCAGACGGATGCGGCCGGAGTTGGCCAGGCCAATTGAAGAGGCCAGGCTGGCAAAGGACATGGATACTTCACCGGCGGCCAGAGCCTGACTGGCGGGAGCGCCACCACGATACGGGACATGAACCAGTTCTGTCTGGGTTTTCAAGGCGAACAACTCGCCACCCAGGTGGTGTACCGAGCCCACACCCACCGAGGCAAAGGTTTCAGTTTGAGCGGGCGCCTTGCGGATCACTTCGATGAGCTCGGCCACGGTCTTGACGGGGCTGTCACCGGGAACAGCCAGGGCCAGATCAGACTGGCCCACCATGCCAATCGACGTGAAATCGCGCTGCAAGTCATAACGCAGCGCCGGGTAGATGTAGGGAGCGACCAGCAAGGAGGTATCGGCAAATAGCAGCGTGTTGCCGTCAGCCTGGGATTTGGACACGTAGTCGGCAGCAATGGTGCCACCGGCGCCGGATTTGTTCTCCACAATCACGGTGCGATCCAGCTCTTTGCTGAGCGCCTGGGCGGTCACGCGGGCCAGGGTGTCGACCCCGCCGCCGGGTGCAAAACCCACGACCAGACGAATAGGTTCTGCCGCGTGTACCGCAGCCAGAGGGGTTAATGTCAGGGCGAGCGCAGCCAGCGCACGCCGTGTGAAACGGCTTGCAAACATGAGAAAGTCTCCTCGGTATGAGTGGTAGTTTTTTTAGCGAATTATTTATTTAGTGCCGCATATAGAACCCGGCTAATGGGTTGAGCTGGGCATGAAGCCAGCTATAACGCTCGCGCTTGTCGAACTCCCATTTCTCGGGATGGGCTTGGGCGACACGGCGCAGGGATTCGGCACCGGACAGCACATGGCTGGCCGCAGCCTGCATGGCGCTGGGGCCGTCGCGCAGGGCCAGAGCCTGGGTCAAGGCCTGATGTTCATGCCAGGACTGCTCCATGCGGTTTTCCTGATCCAGATGGCGGTGGCGGTAAGGGTTGGTCAGACGGCGCAGATGTTCAATTTGCTGCACCATGAAGGTATTGCCGGCAATGCTGTGAATCAGGGCGTGTAGTTCGGCGTTGTACGTGGCGTAGTCAGCCAGGCTTTTTTCCTGCAGGGCCTTGGCACCGCGTTTTTGCAAACGCTCCAGCTCGCGGATCTGCGCATTGCTGATGCGGTAGGCCGCCAGTTGGGTACAGGCGCCTTCCAGCAAGGCCAGGGTTTCCAGCATTTCTTCCAGTTCTTCAATGGTGTGCTGGGTGACAAAAATGCCAGCTCGGGGGGCGATGCGAACTTGCCCGGTGGCCGCCAACTGCAGCAAGGCTTCGCGCACCGGGGTGCGTGATACCCGGAAAAACGTGCACAGCAAGGATTCATCAATGGCGCTGCCTGGCGGCAGATCACCGCTGGCAATGCGGTGCTCCAGTTCGATCCGTACCCGGTCGGTATTGCTAAGCGTCATGTCTGTCTCCCATGCCTATTGCTATTTTTTAGGCTTAAATGATTCTAGGGAGGGCTTTTTGATATATCAATTAAGGCTTATCCGAGGGTAAAGAAAGAGTGGTCCCGTTTTGATTCGGGCTGATTTCGCGGATAATCATTTTTTGCCCCCCTCTGCCCCTGTTCGGTCATAGGGAAAAGCACGCTATTTTTCGGATAAAAAAACCATGAGCGAAGAACGTAAACCACTGGACGCATTGGCCAGTGGTGCCATGCTGGTGTTGTGCCTGATCTGGAGCTTTCAGCAGATCTTGCTCAAGGCGACGGCACAGGACATGGCCCCCATCTTCCAGATTGGTCTGCGCTCGGGCGTGGCCTGCGTGCTGGTCGCTTTGCTGGTTCTGGTGCGGACACACAAGCTGGCCTTTACAGAAGGGGCCTGGAGGCCGGGCTTGATGGCCGGTTTGCTGTTTGCGCTGGAGTATTTGCTGCTGGGCGAAAGCCTGCGTTTTACCTCGGCAGCGCACGTGGTGGTGTTTCTATACACGGCGCCCGTGTTTGCGGCTTTGGGTCTGCATATACTTTTGCCTTCGGAGCGTTTGGCCCGCCTGCAATGGGTGGGCATCGGCCTGGCGGTGGCGGGTATCGCCATTACCTTTTTAGGCCCGGCCAGCATGGATGGGACTGATCTGGGTCGCATGCTGATTGGGGACTTGATGGCCTTGGCAGCCGGGGCCTTGTGGGGCTTTACCACCGTGTTGATCCGCAGCACGCGC
Protein-coding sequences here:
- a CDS encoding GntR family transcriptional regulator, whose translation is MTLSNTDRVRIELEHRIASGDLPPGSAIDESLLCTFFRVSRTPVREALLQLAATGQVRIAPRAGIFVTQHTIEELEEMLETLALLEGACTQLAAYRISNAQIRELERLQKRGAKALQEKSLADYATYNAELHALIHSIAGNTFMVQQIEHLRRLTNPYRHRHLDQENRMEQSWHEHQALTQALALRDGPSAMQAAASHVLSGAESLRRVAQAHPEKWEFDKRERYSWLHAQLNPLAGFYMRH
- a CDS encoding aspartate/glutamate racemase family protein, encoding MTTDNSDTKRPVLGLIVPPAAGLVPPEGPEMYPEIDFIAQGLALSSVDKEGYDQVIDQVVQAAQQLAARGAQAVSLMGTSLSFYRGSDFNDELVARLREATGLPCSTMSHAILRGLRVSGIERVAVASSYIDDVNQRLVRFLAQNQIQAVCAYGLGVNDVTAMSQISTQELVNLCLKTWDIAQEQAPGQAQGLLLSCGGLVSLEAVRQVEDKLGVTVVSSSPAGFWDLVATAGLDLFPTNMGRLAQARQTA
- a CDS encoding Bug family tripartite tricarboxylate transporter substrate binding protein, which produces MFASRFTRRALAALALTLTPLAAVHAAEPIRLVVGFAPGGGVDTLARVTAQALSKELDRTVIVENKSGAGGTIAADYVSKSQADGNTLLFADTSLLVAPYIYPALRYDLQRDFTSIGMVGQSDLALAVPGDSPVKTVAELIEVIRKAPAQTETFASVGVGSVHHLGGELFALKTQTELVHVPYRGGAPASQALAAGEVSMSFASLASSIGLANSGRIRLLATLSERRFPGMPDLPSVSETIPGYSVTPSLFMLAPKNVDPALVATVSKALENSMQQKQVQDAFLAQGSVAGYQNAQTTEQWLGEETERWANVIKSAQLDFKQ
- a CDS encoding branched-chain amino acid ABC transporter permease, whose translation is MSAIKTASFYPRDGAVQWAWHVVVVVVLLGWPLWAGQPRFALHLAIMVSLYACLAMSMNLVLRIGQLSLAHGALFGLGAYASAILSRDYGWSFPAAFLGAGVLTAALAVITGPVFMRIKGVHFALLTFALGEAVVLCFVEFHELFGGNNGFGQIPSLHDSLPIPEGRYGIYLVTVSFALVVYFVLRALYRREWGMVADSLHQNEQLVRSGGLNVLRFRVSVFVLSALIAGWTGSLYAHYKGYISPDAFGFWTAVDVVIMNVLGGVGALAGAVVGAAILIPLPELLRDLLQYQRLIYGLTLVLLLLFMPQGLAGVWRKRRGARKEVT
- a CDS encoding branched-chain amino acid ABC transporter permease, whose amino-acid sequence is MQIAIQIAIIALMSTFVYALVALGFTLVFGILRVVNFAHGEFYMLGAYAMYVFYGQFGWSYLSSIAAAAVLVGLLGLLAERGLFRRFVGDEMGGMIMSLALAITLQVGISLLFSVDDQSVPRPVEGALQIGQAFFAEDQLLIVGMSILALAGFYFLIERTRIGMTIRAVAQDREVARLQGVSSWKIMAFTFALSSGLAGLSGALMAPVYTVHPYMGEAVVVKAFIIVVLGGLGSLPGAVVAAFILSVTEAVASTFYNATVATMLSFLVVMAVLLVKPRGLMGRSS
- a CDS encoding alpha/beta fold hydrolase, whose product is MPNIYQVAMFNAQRHPGKVVVSDERQALPFGQLCVRAQEVVTDARCCIPAVAFADICAVGDSRLQQSLQDIHCPVVIVDGSEVPPEFAREVERVLQKGKVPVEYIEWPSIGHFSQSECSEPFTRDTLAAMRRLSL
- a CDS encoding ATP-binding cassette domain-containing protein, which codes for MSVQLSVHGLSRHFGGIRAVDEVSFSTVPGQITGVIGPNGAGKTTLFNLIAGATKPSAGGVTMDGVAITGHPVESLARQGLVHTFQMTHVFAGHTVFENLYRVALFRQFPSPWSLFTPWSVRRGRQEAARQAEQALALIGLESVADEQADSLAYGLQKMLGVGMALTAMPRLLLMDEPAAGLNPVETVAMADLIERIHASGIDVMVVEHDMGLVMRLCQKLVVLVNGRLLAEGPTAQMRQDPRVIEAYLGADLGREPRLRPPVGSSSAQSGARLSASVAAASQDVVATTASQPAPMLELKELVVSYGAVRALDKVSFTVEEASVCVVIGANGAGKSTLMKAISGLVPVAAGEILLEGRPIQNMSAERRVNLGIALSPEGRRLFPELTVRENLLMGAYLRRDQVEVTVDLERIYGYFPRLLEREKSQARHLSGGEQQMCAIGRALMSQPRLLLLDEPSLGLAPAVILEVIRAIRQISQDGTTIVLVEQNARLALKLSNHAVVLETGRLSLAGDSKDILNNPQIAAAYLGRAA
- a CDS encoding GntR family transcriptional regulator, which gives rise to MANTESQSSAKPTLYQNMSDRLLELIRSGHYPIGSKLPTEMELCQMYGVGRHTAREAIRKLTDLGLIERRRRAGTTVIRQHPKPQFGLALDTTDQLQRYLEFTDLHVYKKAVCVDKQPPETELDGDPTDWVKVETYRSVPGSKRGISWTDIYLRKEYQVVADQIATQPGGVYPLLEERCGDVVETIDMEISASRFPPHVARFLGYEDVDPALLIIRTFRNQAGKIMEVSVSFYPPYEFRYVTRLSRSDGSHRSLS
- a CDS encoding DMT family transporter, which gives rise to MSEERKPLDALASGAMLVLCLIWSFQQILLKATAQDMAPIFQIGLRSGVACVLVALLVLVRTHKLAFTEGAWRPGLMAGLLFALEYLLLGESLRFTSAAHVVVFLYTAPVFAALGLHILLPSERLARLQWVGIGLAVAGIAITFLGPASMDGTDLGRMLIGDLMALAAGALWGFTTVLIRSTRLSAVPPSEALLYQLFSAFVILMVAAVVSGQTQVHWSGLLGASLVFQSVVVAFLSFLVWFWLLRNYQASRLGVFSFATPLFGVLFGAFLLGEAIEPRFVMGALLVLMGITLVSAYSWISQLRRRRT